A single window of Actinoallomurus bryophytorum DNA harbors:
- a CDS encoding RDD family protein, whose product MSGPRRTTGSWLSGARAAGADLGYPGERMGLPEQGPGAVAGYGRRLAALVVDWLVALLIAQALSAALHWSPMVRSFVTLAVFGVIAWLATGIFGTTLGKRIAGLRVAGPDGGRVGLFWAFERTVLLVIVVPAVIWDRDHRGLHDRAANTVVVVR is encoded by the coding sequence ATGAGCGGACCTCGGCGGACGACCGGATCGTGGCTTTCTGGCGCTCGCGCGGCAGGCGCCGACCTGGGTTACCCGGGGGAGCGGATGGGCCTTCCCGAGCAGGGGCCGGGCGCGGTCGCCGGATACGGCCGCCGGCTCGCGGCCCTGGTCGTCGACTGGCTGGTCGCCCTGCTCATCGCGCAGGCGCTGTCGGCCGCGCTTCACTGGAGCCCCATGGTCCGCAGCTTCGTCACCCTGGCCGTTTTCGGCGTCATCGCGTGGCTGGCCACGGGAATCTTCGGGACGACCCTCGGCAAACGGATCGCCGGGCTGCGGGTCGCCGGGCCGGACGGCGGCCGGGTCGGGCTCTTCTGGGCGTTCGAGCGCACCGTGCTGCTGGTGATCGTGGTGCCCGCCGTGATCTGGGACCGCGACCACCGCGGACTCCACGACCGTGCGGCGAACACGGTCGTGGTCGTCCGATAG